A stretch of Camelina sativa cultivar DH55 chromosome 18, Cs, whole genome shotgun sequence DNA encodes these proteins:
- the LOC104761502 gene encoding uncharacterized protein LOC104761502: protein MVQKLELIKGGGGSIKIGATGTVATLMTRELDSMKQPSPQTPTTRPIRTTIPVSVDCGTSSSTPRRTKPRKSSDEASSSSNNNNNVRTPKGHNARSTRQLSMLGSDNVRTPKGHNTKSSHQLPMLGSDNVSLQGTPRREKRMNIVDIVDVKCGNPDRAWANPITSRLKKLGFSKLNESIG, encoded by the coding sequence ATGGTTCAGAAGCTTGAACTGATCAAAGGTGGAGGAGGATCGATAAAAATAGGAGCAACgggaacagttgcaactttaatGACTCGAGAGCTAGACTCCATGAAACAACCTTCACCTCAGACTCCCACAACAAGACCCATTAGAACAACTATCCCTGTCTCAGTAGACTGTGGCACATCTTCTTCAACTCCAAGGagaacaaaaccaagaaaatcaTCAGATGAAgctagcagcagcagcaacaacaacaacaatgttcGAACACCAAAAGGTCACAATGCCAGAAGCACTCGTCAGCTTTCAATGCTTGGCTCTGATAATGTTAGAACACCAAAGGGTCACAATACCAAAAGCAGTCATCAGCTTCCAATGCTTGGCTCTGATAATGTATCGTTGCAAGGAACCCCTAGAAGGGAGAAGAGAATGAATATTGTGGACATTGTAGATGTGAAATGCGGGAATCCGGATCGAGCTTGGGCTAACCCGATAACCAGTAGACTCAAGAAGCTTGGATTCTCTAAACTCAATGAGAGCATTGGTTAA
- the LOC104761501 gene encoding septum-promoting GTP-binding protein 1, with amino-acid sequence MAEKINEIAGKMTPICRKIVHVNIKWRIIEKVSIFGDFFRFLWRKLVSCSSIIEKPIFYRRIVHRISSTSGDIFDDETTTEPTVSSGRRFGSSSDSDLVSLKISLLGDCQTGKTTFVIKYVGDENQGFLEMTGLNLMDKTFYVQGVTISFSIWDVGGDERRSKDHIPIACKDAVAILFMFDLTSRSTLNSVFGWYSQARKWNTTAIPILIGTKFDDFVRLPPNLQWTIVTQARAYAKVMKASLFFSSATHNINVNKIFKFILAKLFNLPWKIDRNLTLGEPIIDYDS; translated from the exons ATGGCCGAGAAAATCAATGAGATCGCCGGAAAGATGACTCCGATCTGCCGGAAAATAGTTCACGTGAACATAAAATGGAGAATCATCGAGAAGGTATCAAtctttggagatttttttaggtttctttGGAGAAAACTCGTTTCTTGTTCAAGTATCATCGAAAAACCTATTTTTTACCGGCGAATCGTTCACCGGATTTCTTCCACTTCCGGCGACATCTTCGACGACGAAACTACGACCGAACCTACTGTTTCTTCCGGTAGAAGGTTTGGTTCAAGTTCGGATTCAGATTTGGTTAGTCTCAAGATCAGCTTATTAGGCGATTGTCAAACAGGGAAGACTACTTTTGTA ataaaGTATGTTGGAGATGAGAACCAAGGGTTCTTGGAGATGACGGGTTTGAATTTGATGGACAAAACGTTTTATGTTCAAGGAGTTACAATTTCGTTTAGCATTTGGGATGTAGGAG GTGATGAAAGGAGGTCAAAAGATCATATACCAATAGCTTGTAAAGACGCAGTAGCAATCTTGTTCATGTTTGATCTAACCAGTCGTTCCACTCTTAACAG TGTCTTCGGGTGGTATAGCCAAGCAAGAAAGTGGAACACG ACAGCCATTCCAATTCTAATAGGAACAAAATTTGATGATTTCGTTCGTCTCCCACCCAATCTTCAGTGGACCATTGTCACTCAG GCAAGAGCATACGCGAAGGTGATGAAGGCATCATTGTTCTTTTCAAGTGCTACACACAACATAAATGTGAACAAGATCTTCAAATTCATTTTGgctaaactttttaatttgcCTTGGAAGATCGACAGAAATTTAACCTTAGGTGAACCCATTATCGACTATGATTCCTAA
- the LOC104761505 gene encoding uncharacterized protein LOC104761505, which translates to MASSSPPSSSSSSSLPSLFTTIFVVLFLIVSTVESVKSPFHPRDLLPHLPRQVSWPILNSLYGAADLLPTFIGTASSGNDSVQWKGACFYENTATLEFHNKSGSEFGGGTLHIKADKAHSWTCMDLYVFATPYRVTWTWYFISRHHTVEFPEWDGKAEYEYVKNKGVSIFLMHAGMLGTLQALWDVFPLFTNTGWGESANLAFLEKHMGANFETRPEPWVTNVTTDQIQSGDLLAISKIRGRWGGFETLEKWVSGAYAGHSAVCLRDSEGKLWIGESGNENEKGEDVIAILPWEEWWEFEQTKDDSNPQIALLPLHPDVRAKFDVAAAWKFARSMEGKPYGYHNLIFSWIDTISENYPPPLDAHLAASFMTVWSKMQPDYAANMWNEALNKRLGTEGLDLSDVLVEVEKRGSSFDRLLAVPEQDDWIYSDGKSTSCIAFILEMYKEAGLFGPLASSIQVTEFTIKDAYMLNFFENNASRLPTWCNDNDNVKLPYCQILGKYRMELPGYNTMAPYSHMNEQCPTLPPKYNRPDNC; encoded by the exons ATGGCGTCTTCATCTcccccatcatcatcatcgtcttcttcgctTCCGTCTCTGTTCACCACCATCTTTGTAGTACTGTTTCTAATTGTATCAACCGTTGAATCGGTGAAATCGCCGTTTCATCCACGCGATCTGCTTCCGCATTTGCCCAGACAAGTCTCGTGGCCGATTCTAAACTCTTTATATGGAGCCGCTGATCTGCTTCCTACTTTCATCGGAACAGCGAGTTCAGGGAACGATTCCGTTCAGTGGAAAGGTGCTTGTTTCTATGAGAACACGGCTACCTTGGAGTTTCATAACAAGTCTGGTAGCGAGTTTGGTGGTGGCACGCTTCACATtaag GCGGATAAGGCACATAGTTGGACATGTATGGATCTTTATGTATTTGCAACTCCGTATCGTGTGACATGGACTTGGTACTTCATTTCTCGACATCATACTGTTGAATTTCCGGAGTGGGATGGCAAAGCTGAGTATGAATAT GTTAAGAACAAAGGAGTTTCGATATTCCTTATGCACGCAGGGATGTTAGGAACACTTCAAGCACTGTGGGATGTTTTCCCTCTCTTTACTAATACCGGTTGGGGGGAAAGCGCTAACCTTGCGTTTCTTGAGAAGCATATGGGAGCTAATTTTGAAACTCGCCCTGAGCCATGGGTTACGAATGTTACTACTGATCAGATCCAGTCAGGTGATCTCTTAGCTATTTCAAAGATCCGTGGGAGGTGGGGTGGTTTTGAGACCCTTGAGAAATGGGTGAGTGGGGCATATGCTGGTCATTCCGCTGTTTGCTTGAGAGACTCTGAAGGAAAACTATGGATTGGTGAGTCCGGAAATGAAAACGAAAAG GGAGAAGATGTAATAGCGATATTACCATGGGAGGAATGGTGGGAATTTGAACAAACAAAGGATGACTCGAATCCTCAGATTGCATTGCTACCTTTGCATCCTGATGTTAGAGCCAAATTTGACGTTGCTGCTGCGTGGAAATTTGCTCGTAGCATGGAGGGTAAACCGTATGGTTATCACAACTTGATCTTTAGCTGGATCGATACCATTAGTGAAAACTACCCGCCTCCTCTAGATGCTCATCTt GCTGCGTCTTTCATGACTGTTTGGAGCAAAATGCAGCCTGATTATGCTGCTAACATGTGGAATGAAGCCTTGAACAAAAGACTAGGAACAGAG GGTCTTGATCTTTCTGATGTACTGGTGGAAGTAGAGAAGCGCGGATCCTCATTTGACAGATTACTGGCAGTTCCCGAACAAGACGATTGGATATACAGCGATGGTAAATCAACCTCTTGCATTGCTTTCATTCTCGAAATGTACAAAGAAGCTGGTCTGTTCGGTCCACTTGCTAGTTCTATTCAAGTCACAGAATTTACG ATCAAAGATGCTTACATGCTAAACTTTTTCGAGAACAATGCAAGTCGTCTTCCTACATGGTGCAATGACAATGACAATGTGAAGCTTCCTTACTGTCAGATACTTGGGAAATACAGGATGGAACTTCCTGGTTACAACACCATGGCACCATACTCGCACATGAACGAACAATGCCCAACTCTTCCTCCAAAATACAATAGACCAGATAACTGCTAG
- the LOC104761504 gene encoding probable folate-biopterin transporter 4 isoform X1: MIHWLKQLRSAFGFAFLWLVCLIYFTQGFRSFVWTAVSYQLKDKLQLSPSASQFVFSVAFFPWSIKPLYGIISDCIPINGKKRTPYLVISTVLSLVPWLLLGLDSTSRSSSLYLMILLTVQNLGSAMADVVVDAMIAEAVRLEKASFAGDLQSVSWFSMAVGGICGSLLGGYALTNLKIETIFLLFTVLPVLQLLSCALVEEIPANNEPVPEMLDSNEFEEKSKMSNDDNYRDINKSNTRRRKGQKKGKKGGASNGKSETHKKQSKSLASQWFQSLKTATFGLVRAFKQPIILRPMAWFFIAHITVPNLSTVMFYYQTEVLQLDASFLGTARVVGWLGLMIGTFIYNRYLTNMTLRKSLLFAHIGISITILLDMVLVSRANVGYGVSDKTMVLFGSALGDAINQLKFMPFLILSGRLCPPGIEGTLFALFMSINNLGNTVGSFMGAGLASLLGISSGSFDNMFMGLAIQVFCTYIPVMFLFLIPKEATGVSAS; encoded by the exons ATGATACATTGGTTGAAGCAGCTGCGATCGGCGTTTGGGTTCGCGTTTCTGTGGCTCGTTTGTCTCATTTACTTCACTCAG GGATTTAGATCGTTTGTATGGACAGCTGTTTCATATCAGCTCAAAGACAAGCTTCAGTTATCACCATCAGCTTCTCAGTTTGTCTTTTCTGTTGCTTTCTTTCCATGGAGCATTAAACCTTTATATGG GATTATCTCAGATTGTATCCCGATTAATGGGAAGAAGAGGACGCCGTATTTGGTGATATCGACTGTGCTATCTCTTGTGCCGTGGCTCTTGCTTGGTCTAGATTCAACCTCTCGAAGTTCCAGTCTTTATCTGATGATTCTTTTGACTGTACAAAATCTTGGATCAGCTATGGCTGATGTTGTGGTAGATGCTATGATAGCTGAAGCTGTGAGACTTGAAAA GGCCTCGTTTGCTGGAGATCTTCAGTCTGTCTCATGGTTTTCTATGGCTGTGGGTGGAATATGCGGTAGTTTATTGGGAGGCTATGCATTAACCAACTTGAAGATAGAAACAATATTCCTCCTTTTCACTGTACTACCAGTGCTACAGTTACTATCATGTGCTCTGGTTGAAGAAATCCCTGCTAACAATGAACCAGTCCCCGAGATGTTGGATTCTAACGAGTTTGAAGAGAAAAGCAAGATGAGCAACGATGATAACTATCGAGATATCAATAAGTCCAATACAAGAAGAAGGAAGGGGCAGAAGAAAGGTAAAAAAGGAGGAGCTTCCAATGGAAAGTCTGAGACACATAAGAAGCAGTCTAAGTCTTTAGCTTCACAGTGGTTCCAGTCACTGAAAACAGCCACTTTTGGCTTGGTCCGAGCATTCAAGCAACCGATCATTTTGAG ACCAATGGCGTGGTTTTTCATTGCGCATATCACTGTGCCAAATCTCTCTACCGTCATGTTCTATTACCAAACCGAGGTATTGCAATTGGATGCTTCTTTCCTAGGAACAGCCCGTGTTGTTGGTTGGTTAGGTCTCATGATTGGTACCTTTATCTACAACCGGTATCTGACAAATATGACTCTACGCAAGTCTCTCTT GTTTGCGCACATCGGGATTTCTATAACGATACTCCTCGATATGGTTCTAGTATCAAGAGCAAATGTGGGCTATGGAGTTTCAGACAAGACAATGGTGCTCTTTGGATCAGCTCTAGGCGATGCCATCAATCAACTCAA ATTCATGCCGTTCTTGATCTTGTCTGGTCGTTTATGTCCTCCTGGGATCGAAGGAACACTCTTTGCGCTGTTTATGTCAATAAACAACCTAGGAAACACAGTTGGGTCTTTCATGGGAGCAGGATTGGCTTCACTTCTGGGAATATCTTCAGGGTCCTTTGATAATATGTTTATGGGATTAGCCATTCAAGTGTTCTGCACTTATATTCctgttatgtttcttttcttgattcCAAAGGAAGCTACAGGAGTATCTGCATCATAg
- the LOC104761504 gene encoding probable folate-biopterin transporter 4 isoform X2, whose protein sequence is MIHWLKQLRSAFGFAFLWLVCLIYFTQGFRSFVWTAVSYQLKDKLQLSPSASQFVFSVAFFPWSIKPLYGIISDCIPINGKKRTPYLVISTVLSLVPWLLLGLDSTSRSSSLYLMILLTVQNLGSAMADVVVDAMIAEAVRLEKASFAGDLQSVSWFSMAVGGICGSLLGGYALTNLKIETIFLLFTVLPVLQLLSCALVEEIPANNEPVPEMLDSNEFEEKSKMSNDDNYRDINKSNTRRRKGQKKGKKGGASNGKSETHKKQSKSLASQWFQSLKTATFGLVRAFKQPIILRPMAWFFIAHITVPNLSTVMFYYQTEVLQLDASFLGTARVVGWLGLMIGTFIYNRYLTNMTLRKSLLFAHIGISITILLDMVLVSRANVGYGVSDKTMVLFGSALGDAINQLKFMPFLILSGRLCPPGIEGTLFALFMSINNLGNTVGSFMGAGLASLLGISSGSFDNMFMGLAIQVFCTYIPVMFLFLIPKEATGVSAS, encoded by the exons ATGATACATTGGTTGAAGCAGCTGCGATCGGCGTTTGGCTTCGCGTTTCTGTGGCTCGTTTGTCTCATTTACTTCACTCAG GGATTTAGATCGTTTGTATGGACAGCTGTTTCATATCAGCTCAAAGACAAGCTTCAGTTATCACCATCAGCTTCTCAGTTTGTCTTTTCTGTTGCTTTCTTTCCATGGAGCATTAAACCTTTATATGG GATTATCTCAGATTGTATCCCGATTAATGGGAAGAAGAGGACGCCGTATTTGGTGATATCGACTGTGCTATCTCTTGTGCCGTGGCTCTTGCTTGGTCTAGATTCAACCTCTCGAAGTTCCAGTCTTTATCTGATGATTCTTTTGACTGTACAAAATCTTGGATCAGCTATGGCTGATGTTGTGGTAGATGCTATGATAGCTGAAGCTGTGAGACTTGAAAA GGCCTCGTTTGCTGGAGATCTTCAGTCTGTCTCATGGTTTTCTATGGCTGTGGGTGGAATATGCGGTAGTTTATTGGGAGGCTATGCATTAACCAACTTGAAGATAGAAACAATATTCCTCCTTTTCACTGTACTACCAGTGCTACAGTTACTATCATGTGCTCTGGTTGAAGAAATCCCTGCTAACAATGAACCAGTCCCCGAGATGTTGGATTCTAACGAGTTTGAAGAGAAAAGCAAGATGAGCAACGATGATAACTATCGAGATATCAATAAGTCCAATACAAGAAGAAGGAAGGGGCAGAAGAAAGGTAAAAAAGGAGGAGCTTCCAATGGAAAGTCTGAGACACATAAGAAGCAGTCTAAGTCTTTAGCTTCACAGTGGTTCCAGTCACTGAAAACAGCCACTTTTGGCTTGGTCCGAGCATTCAAGCAACCGATCATTTTGAG ACCAATGGCGTGGTTTTTCATTGCGCATATCACTGTGCCAAATCTCTCTACCGTCATGTTCTATTACCAAACCGAGGTATTGCAATTGGATGCTTCTTTCCTAGGAACAGCCCGTGTTGTTGGTTGGTTAGGTCTCATGATTGGTACCTTTATCTACAACCGGTATCTGACAAATATGACTCTACGCAAGTCTCTCTT GTTTGCGCACATCGGGATTTCTATAACGATACTCCTCGATATGGTTCTAGTATCAAGAGCAAATGTGGGCTATGGAGTTTCAGACAAGACAATGGTGCTCTTTGGATCAGCTCTAGGCGATGCCATCAATCAACTCAA ATTCATGCCGTTCTTGATCTTGTCTGGTCGTTTATGTCCTCCTGGGATCGAAGGAACACTCTTTGCGCTGTTTATGTCAATAAACAACCTAGGAAACACAGTTGGGTCTTTCATGGGAGCAGGATTGGCTTCACTTCTGGGAATATCTTCAGGGTCCTTTGATAATATGTTTATGGGATTAGCCATTCAAGTGTTCTGCACTTATATTCctgttatgtttcttttcttgattcCAAAGGAAGCTACAGGAGTATCTGCATCATAg
- the LOC104761503 gene encoding uncharacterized protein LOC104761503, whose amino-acid sequence MDSKLRNFVMGLFVMTAIFLGSGVDAWTGEIRGRVVCDVCADSSIGPEDHVLEGAEVAVLCITKSGEVVNYQAFTNSKGVYTVAETMPESERWDACLARPISSFHTPCNRLHQTNTGIKFTYNRPSGYFHAVKPFVYRPQYAPSYC is encoded by the exons ATGGATTCGAAGTTGAGAAATTTCGTGATGGGTCTGTTTGTTATGACTGCGATCTTTCTAGGTTCTGGTGTCGACGCGTGGACTGGCGAGATTCGTGGTAGAGTTGTATGTGATGTCTGTGCTGATTCTTCAATCGGACCAGAAGATCATGTTCTTGAAg GAGCTGAGGTTGCGGTTCTCTGCATAACCAAATCTGGAGAAGTAGTAAACTACCAAGCTTTCACAAACTCAAAAGGTGTCTACACAGTCGCAGAGACAATGCCAGAGAGCGAACGTTGGGACGCTTGCCTTGCAAGACCCATAAGCAGCTTCCACACTCCTTGCAACCGCTTACACCAAACCAATACCGGAATCAAATTCACTTACAACCGCCCTTCTGGTTACTTCCATGCCGTGAAACCGTTTGTGTATCGTCCCCAGTATGCACCTTCTTACTGCTGA